In a single window of the Deltaproteobacteria bacterium HGW-Deltaproteobacteria-6 genome:
- a CDS encoding enoyl-CoA hydratase, which translates to MSIASVLQDMGKYIGKEVFVSDWTQVTQEQINQFADSTKDHQWIHVDPEKAAKGPFGKTIAHGFLTLSHLPFFSYQVPLKFEGSQMSINYGLDKVRFLNPVISGSKIRDRIVLSALEEKPGNRLLVTQTHTIEIEGQEKPACIAEALAMIFF; encoded by the coding sequence ATGTCTATCGCATCAGTATTGCAGGATATGGGAAAATATATCGGGAAAGAAGTATTTGTTTCTGATTGGACTCAGGTGACCCAGGAGCAGATTAATCAATTTGCCGACAGCACAAAAGATCATCAGTGGATTCATGTGGACCCGGAAAAAGCCGCCAAGGGACCTTTCGGTAAAACCATCGCGCATGGTTTTCTGACGCTGTCCCATCTGCCGTTTTTCAGCTATCAGGTGCCGCTGAAATTTGAAGGTTCACAAATGTCGATCAACTACGGTCTGGACAAGGTGCGCTTTCTCAATCCCGTGATTTCCGGATCGAAAATTCGTGACCGGATCGTTCTTTCCGCACTGGAAGAAAAGCCGGGCAACCGATTGCTGGTGACGCAAACGCACACCATCGAGATTGAAGGACAGGAGAAGCCGGCCTGTATTGCAGAAGCGCTGGCCATGATATTTTTCTAA